tttagattttattccAGAGTTGTTCCTAGAAATGCAATCATGTATAGGCAATTTATACTCCACTAAGTTTGTCTGACGATTATATTTCCAAGCTACTTTGCAGCAGATAACATTACATACCAAGCATTTGAtgaatttattgttttgattaattgttatACATTAAACCACCCAGTGTTATACAAAATAGTTAAAACTAATCCAGTCTACCATCATGTAATACTGCTTACACAATAATCCACTTGTAATTGTAAGAAAGTAATACATGAGCTTGTATCTCTTTTCACGCCAATTTGGGTAACTCCTGTAAATCATCCAGATCCCAAGAAACTTTTTTTAGGGGTGGGAGAGGTCCTCAATGATTCATATTTCTGTCCAAATATATGAGTATATACTATGTCTATCATGAAAGTTCTTTCTGTTGTGCTTATCTAAGCCAGTGagtcagtaaaataaaaaaaggggaCTCAGCTTTAAGGACCTGTTGCAGAGTCAGCCTAATATAAAAGTATTCTGCTAAAACAGCTTCTccacttaaataaataaatggatccTGCTCATGAGGTTGGCCAGATGACAGCAAAATTTGAAGAAGATTTAATTTTAAGttcatgtaaattaattttatgttcCATCTACTGATTAACGTTAAGCTTTATCTACAACATTAAGTCGCTGCAGCATTTTTACATCCGCTAATCTGTGCTAGCTCTCCGCTAGTCTGAAATCATAACTTTGATCAGTTAATAAGTGACGCACATTTTACAATACAAGAAGTGTGTTACAGAGCAGATTTGCAACATTAgattgagcggtgtatagacaatggatggatggatggattctaCCTTTGTGGTGAACAATATACACTATTCATTGGTTTGGATGTACTTTTTCTGCAACAGCAGGATGTAGGCAGCAGCCGGGAGCAGAAATGTATATAGCAGGTTGCAATGTGGGACCTCTGAAAGTCTTGGGGTGGCACATGAAAACTAAAAGTTATTGCTAAATTCAATAGTTTTGTTATGCTATTGTTGCATATTGGCTGGTTGAAAATTATGTCAGTATCAGAGCTAAGAAATCCCATGGTAAAATACACTGCCAGACCAAAAAACaagttgccacctggatttaactaagcaaataggtaagagccttccattggataattactgcagtgatgaatacatttcagaAGGCAACAACTGCAGTGAGaagtttctcatttcttaaacaaccatgttggaagatatatcctgtggtcatggaaaggatgttaatctgtcggTGAAATCTGTGAAATTATTAGCCTGcatcacacaaagaaaacaactaaggagatttcttaAACTACTAAAATTTGATTTAGAACCATCCAACACATCATTAAAATCTGGAAGCACAGaagtgaaccatcatcttcgaggaacaaatgtggtcagtcatgtgatctgatgagtccagatttaccctgttccaaactGATAGGTGCATCACAgtaagaagagagacagatgaagtgatgcactcatcatggctagtgcctacaagccttttggggttagggttatgatctggggttggtcaggttcagcaacattatgttcccaaagaatgaggtcagctgactacctgaagatgctgaatgaccaggtctttctatCAATGgaatttttcttccctgatggcatggggATATTCTGaaatgacgatgccaggattcatggggctcacattaaGAATGAGTGATTCAGGGaacatgagacatcattttcacacacggattggcctccacagagtccagacctcagccccattgggaatctttgggatgtgctggagaataCTTTACGcagcggtctgactctcccatcatcaatacaagatcttggtcaaaaatgaatgcatctctggacagaaataaatgctgtgacattgcagaagcttatctaAATGATGTCACAGCGAATGAGTGCCGTACTCAAAGATAAAGGCagttcaacaaaatattaaagtgtGTATTATTTGAGATATACAatcataaattattaaaaagaaatttctCTGAGAATTCTCTGAGAAGTCCTAAATTAATCAAGAATGACATACAAccactaaaacattttttctgttctaGAATGCAAGCAAATAATTGTTATTTGGCATCTCagtcaaaaaaataatcatgtgcTTTGCTCAGTGCAGTTCTCTGTCATTTCCTGTAGTGGTTGCTGTTGTACCATTATTCAGACTCCTTGTGTTTGGATTCCTTGGTTAGTGTTAATACCTGAGTAAACGGTTAAACTTTTACTTCGTGATCGCTGTATTTGGAGTGACAGTATGCATCAATATTTATTGTTGACAAAATAAGCGTTGCTAAACTTTGCCATAATCATAAAGAGTCTGAGAACGTCCACAGACCACTGATGTGATGATGTGTCACCTGGAAAGAAAGTTTTAATGATTCTAAATGGCAGAATGcatcaattttaaaaatttggaagCAATCCAttaaatttctgttttcttcttgatCCCTGAAACTCCTGGGGCAGCCTTGTGAacctctttctgttttgtgtattgtttccTAAcataaaggtgaaaaaaatgttgtaaaagttATAGTCCTATAAATGAACAACTGACATGTAATTTCACACCATGGTGTGTTGTTGACCAGTAAAAAGGCTGTAATCCTGATAATTCCATTTAAATGGTGTATGGCCATAAGAGGAATCTGACTTGGTGTTTAGTGCATAACAGTAAACACTGATAAGGAGACAAATTTAAAGGaggataaaacattttttgaaagtaaGTGTAGGGAGTCAAATTAAAGCAAGTAGAGCAAAGCAGTTTAGAAGCTCTTTGGATTAGCAgcctaaaaacaacaaaagagcacaaaaaatagaataaagcaaaaacaaaattgaaaGAAATAACAATACCCTTATTGAATGAACTGAACTGatttgaaatgtgcaaaagaataataatgatCCTATTTTAAAGTTGTCTGTTATTGTAATGCCCTGAGTTAATATCTAAAAGAGGCAATTTTACAGTGATATCTGGTTGTCGTCATGACATTTAAGTACAGTTGTGATGTTAACTAGCTTTTCAGAACTTTTTCTTTAGGAATTATTCAAAAAGTGAATGCCTGTGAATTAGTATGGCAGCAAGAGAGTGTCTAAAATACCACGTGGGTGTTGTACGCTTCATttaaaacagctggaaaacacaCGGGAGCAACAAACTGTTGGAAATTAAATATAACTTGGTCGAGTGGATCGCTAACGCCTGAAATAATAAGGCTGTCTTCAACAACAGAGTTTGTCTATTAATGGTTTACTTCTTGCAAGAAAGGTCAAGCAGTTCTACAGAGcatcccagtctgcagaaggcaagtgacaaaaataaagtgCACAGAACCTTTAAAGAAGGAAAGGAGGACAGAGGGGAAGGTTGGGTTGAGGTGTTCATTAGTGCACACTTTTGTGAGCCAGGGTTGTGAGATATCGTCCCTATCTCCTCAAAACAATCCCTCCCCAAAACGAAGCAGTGTAGACAGAAGATTAAAGCTGTTTTGGTCCACATTTCCAGGAtactatcccagctgactcgggtgaaggcaggggacaccctagacaggtcaccagtctgtcacagggctacatacagagacaaacaatcactctcacattcacacctacgggcaatttagagtaatcaattaacctcagcatatttttggactgtgggaggaagccggagtacccggagaaaacccacgcatgcacagggagaacatgcaaactccatgcagaaagatcccgggaaagccgggacgtgaaccagggatcttctcgctgcaaggccaaagtgctaaccactacgccactgtgcagccctgcacTGAAAcatattgcagttaaaaaaaataaccagcAATAAGGTCATACACTGACAATATTGTGCTGGTCCACTTTACATTTGCGTATTTGCTGATTTAACAGTGGACTTTACCTTAAATCTGCAGGTTATTGGAGGTGAGAAGAGTAAGTCGGGACAATGTCATGCCTTtaagaataaagaagaaaagtcAGAGTTTTGATTGAACTTCTgcatattttactttctgttaaattaatgttaTCAGGCAACATGGTTTAAAAGGACATGTAGTAATTGTTGCATTTCCCTGTTATATTTATGCATGAATGTATGTTTTTACAGCTGGTCTGATGGGCTGTATTGTCTTTTGTTTGtcataaatataataaacacaAAAGCGACAAATTATTCATCAGTTCTCTGTGGGCAGTGAATTGTTGTCGATATATTTTGAAAGTGACTGAATTAAATGTTTGTCAGCTTACATGTTTGGACAAAGTTATTGAATGAattgaaattatttgaaatgtgcAACAGGATAAGAATGATCCCAATTTAAAGCAATAACAGAGGGTAagagaacaaagaacaaaaggtgatTGGCTCAAGAGATctggcagaaaaacaaatggTAAGGGACAAAGTACATGAAGAGAAAAAACCCAGTGCCTGAAAGACACTGCAGTCACCATGGAAAAGGGTGGAGTGACGTGGGCGTATAAATACTGACGTTAGTGCAGCGGAATCAGGCGAGCAGAAGGGAGGTAGATCCAGCGCAACAAGCAGGGCAAGTGTTAGAGGCTGGTCTGAAAAGATACCACCTGGTTAAAAAATTGGGTAGAATAACTGAACAAATCAGTGTCAAAGATGGAGCAGCCACCTCGGCCAACAACATTTGACTTCCATGGAGTCTGCATGACGGAAATTGTTACCGGCAACTGGGATAATGTACAGGACTTTAAAGCGAGACCGGATGATGTTCTTATAGTCACTTATCCTAAAGCAGGTGAGGTTATGTCTTTGTcatcataatgattttttttgttatacatGTATCATTTTATGTTGGTTCCCACTAatctgcatgtatttattggGTTTAATCTCAGGAACCACGTGGGTCTCTTATATCCTCGATCTTCTGTACTTTGGGACCGTGGATCCAGACCGTCAGACATCCATCCCTATTAACAAGAGAGTGCCCTTCCTGGAGATGGCCAAACGCACTTTACCCACAGGTTAAGCCAAAAGAATAATCAGTCAAAAAAATATAGAGATCCAGCAAACACATTATTCCTTCtgttaaaactgttgaaattccATGACTCAGTAGATTATAGTATTCTGCAAATTATCTGTAAACCTCATAAAGGAACTTTACCTGTCAATGTCCAGAACAGATTTGCAACAAGAGAAGGTAAGTATAACTTAAAAGGAACAGAGATCTTCATAAAACCAAGATTTAGGACAGAATTAATGGAACATTGCATTTCTGTAGAAGGGGTCAATTTATGGAACAATCTAGACAAGGAATCATCAAAATCTAAATCACAcacaagatttaaaaatgtaattaaaaccagaatgttattaaaatacaaagaagagtatcatagtgtttgttatgaGTAAAAACTCTTATATGAGTGAGAGTGGCTGTGCAGGCCTCAGAActtatagtcattttgtttgttataATCACTCAAATATCTTTATTATTTTACCCCATAAAAAATCTGACTGCTGTTCTTTGCTACCACAACCATGTCAGGTTAGTTGTTGGATGTCActgccacatttttttttacaaactgtgTGTTCTGAAACAAGAATCTGAGAGCTCAACCCGTTtgtcttagattttttttctgtgtatccATGCAACAGTGAAAGGACCATTATTAAAAATACTCAGTGACTTTCTGATGGCAGTTGGCAAACAGGAGCTTGTGAGTCTGCAGGAGTCAATCAAAGACATTACTTTTGATACCTGGCACTTATCGTTCTCCTGGATAAGATAAGACTTTGTGTAACTGTGCTACTAAATGAGGTAACCATTAACCCTAACAAACAGTCCTACTTGTATAAAGTGTTTTAACATGAGCCTGAGTCATCCAGGGAGACCCAATAGCAGTCCTGAAAGCTCTTATACCTACACATTTAATAGTTACAAAGTTTCTCGTCCCTCAtccacacgcgcacacacacgcctcatgcacgcacacacacacgcctcatgcacacacacacgccctcACTGCAAGCCCTTCACGTGAACCAATTAACTTAAGGTAAAGTGCATTCCTGACCACATTTCTCTAGAAAGATCTACCATTTccttttccaaaataaatgaaataaaatacatttaaccattttaaacattcttCTGAACTTTTATACACACAGTtttaacaaatcaaaaatatgtatttaatcaCTTTTTATTACACTTTTTAACTCACTATTTATTTACTTACCTGTTTTTCATGAACAAATATTCATTAATACTTTTCACTGGGCTACATGTGGTATCTAAAAAGTTTTCTCATCCTCTCCACAAAGGCACAGAGACATTAAACCAGCTCACCACAACTCCTCGTCTCATTAAAAGCCACCTACCAGTCCAGTTTGTTCCAAAGTCTTTCTGGGAGCAGCGCTGCAAGGTAaaagcacatgcacacatgcagtgAGTGAAGTATTTTAGCTATAAAACCCACAGATTAGAATGTAATGTTCTCTTTTTAGATAGTGTATGTGGCCCGTAATGCAAAGGACTGTGCAGTGTCCTATTTCCACTTTGGCCGCATGAACAAGAGCCAGCCGGACCCAGGAGACTGGAACAGCTACCTAGAGAAATATATGGAGGGACAGGGTGAGTAtaccaagtaaaaaaaaataaaataaataaaacaaagcataaTGTTATCTCATTTCCATTGTAAATGCTCCTTCTTGTTCTGTTGTGTTGCTCCAGTGATCTATGGATCGTGGTTTGACCATGTGATCAACTGGTGGGACAAGAAGCAGACTTGTTCAAACATTCACTACATGTCCTACGAAGATTTGAGTCAGGTGTGTGTGGATTATATGTTCAAATGTGAACCTTTTTGAAAACTTTGGGATAATaaacttttaactttttctcCTGATCATTAATGTTGGTCATATGCAGTTTTGTTGGTGACTGGAAGAAAGTGACTAAATGTGCTGTATTATGAAAGAAAGTGCTTTGCATTTTGAGGCATTTGCTAATTTGTCTTCTTGCAGAGAATTAGATGAGAGGAATGGTTCTAGTTTACTAGCTTACTGTCTGGTAAGTATAAGGTTAAAGTTAGAGAGcagttagcttagtttagcataaagacCAGAAGAAGGGAAACAGAAAATGCTCTAGAGGCTTGTCACTGCAGAAACTCAAATACAAACGGACTCGATTGAAATTTttcaaacctttgaacagtttATTGTCCCAGTGTGACCATGTCTGGAATTCTAAACTTACTAAGTTGTTTTATAGATTTGGATATTGCGCACCCTGTGTAACCTAATTGACTTTGAGTGGAACTAAAACCAGTATGCTTCGTTGTCCACCACTTAGGTCTAAAACTGATAAGCAAGCTGACTCACTTGACTTCACAACTCTTGATGttacattttcagtatttttgcagtaaataaCAATGAAGATGTACCAGCTCATATATATGTTAAAAGAAAAGACGTGCACgctcatttttgtccaggacaatatcagtgtttttctctAACTCTTGATGAGTCCCAGGAATAGACTGGTTCCATTTCCCAGAAAAGAGCTTACTTAAAAAGTGTGAAGCATTTTTCTTCAGCATATTTCCACAAATATGAaactcctccttcctcctccctttATGCTTTAAGGTTGACTATCTGCATAGTATCtagaaaagtgacagaaatcaaTGTTGTATTGAAATGTTAACCTATAAACAAGTCTTTTAAAGATGTTCAGAAAGATCACCACTTTGTGCTACATCTTTGATGACTTGGTCACAACGAGGCTAATGCTGAGACTCTCCAATGTGAGCAGGACTTAGGACGAGAAGTGGACCGACTGTGCGCCTTTCTTGGTTTGTCTCCTTCAgctgaagaaaaggaaaatttaaaagctgcagtgaagtttgacaacatgaaagaaaacaaaatggtcAACTATTCCACCGTCCCATCGATGGACCAGAAGGTGTCGCCCTTCATGAGAAAAGGTACAGTGGAAAACTGTGTACATGGAAAGAAATTTCCCTCTTAGATTTTCTGCCAAAATCTACTCCATTTATCACTGATATGATCAGATGACCTGAATGATTTCGTCTGCTTCTCCAGGAAAAGTTGCTGACTGGAAGAACCATTTCACTGTGTCCCAGAATGAAAAGTTTGATGAGGTCTAcaagcagaaaatgaagaacTGTACACTGAAGATTTGCTCTGAGATTTAATGACTGGGTATGATGGAGTCTTGAGCTGttgtgtgattaaaaaaaaaacaaaaaaaactacaaattagATGGTTTGGGATCGTAAATAAAATCTCTTGACAGGTATTTTCTTTGGTTATCATTTATTTGTATC
The nucleotide sequence above comes from Amphiprion ocellaris isolate individual 3 ecotype Okinawa chromosome 8, ASM2253959v1, whole genome shotgun sequence. Encoded proteins:
- the LOC111583795 gene encoding cytosolic sulfotransferase 2-like; translation: MEQPPRPTTFDFHGVCMTEIVTGNWDNVQDFKARPDDVLIVTYPKAGTTWVSYILDLLYFGTVDPDRQTSIPINKRVPFLEMAKRTLPTGTETLNQLTTTPRLIKSHLPVQFVPKSFWEQRCKIVYVARNAKDCAVSYFHFGRMNKSQPDPGDWNSYLEKYMEGQVIYGSWFDHVINWWDKKQTCSNIHYMSYEDLSQDLGREVDRLCAFLGLSPSAEEKENLKAAVKFDNMKENKMVNYSTVPSMDQKVSPFMRKGKVADWKNHFTVSQNEKFDEVYKQKMKNCTLKICSEI